One Catenulispora sp. GP43 genomic window, GTCGGCTTCCACCTCGGCCTCCACCGTCGCCAGAGCGTGCTCGCGCAGCAGATCGTGGAAGCCGTAACGGCCCGGCTCCTGCTGGGTGAGCATGTGCGCGTCCAGCAACTCCTCCAGGAGGTCCTCCGCGTCGAAACCGTCGATCCCGGCGAGCGCCGCCGCGGCATCGGGGGCGATGTCGCGCCCCGGAGACAGCCCCAGGAGCCGGAACATCCCGCGCTGTTCCCCGGTCAGCTGCTGGTACGACAGCGCGAACGCGGCGGCGACACCCCGGTCGGCGGTGGACAGCTCGGTCAGGCGGCGGCGCTCGTCGCGCAGCCGGCCGGCGAGGTAGGCCACGGTCCAGCGGGGACGGTGGTGCAGCCGGGCCGCCGCGATGCGCACGGCCAGCGGCAGGAAGCCGCACAGCTGCAGCACGTCGAGCACGGCCAGCGGTTCGGCGTCGGCGCGCTCGCCGACGATGCTGCCGAACAGCGTGACCGCGTCCGCCGGCGACAGCAGGTCCATCGACAGCGCGCGGGCGCCGTCCAGGTCGACCAGCCGCCGCCGGCTGGTGACGATCAGGACGCTGGACGACGAACCCGGCAGCAGGGGCCTGACATGGCCGGCGTCGAGGGCGTTGTCCAGGACCGCGACCACCCGGCGCTCGGCGAGCCGCACCCGCCACAGGGCGCTGCGATCCGCGGTCGAGGCGGGGACCCGGTCCGCCGGGACGCCTATCTGCCGGAGCAGGACCTCCAGCGCCGCGCCCGCGGTGACCGGGGCGTGCCCCGCGGTGTGCGCGTGCAGGTCGATGAACAACTGACCGTCGGGGAAGCGGTCGGCCAGGCGGTGTGCGGCGCGGACCGCGAGGGCGGTCTTGCCGATGCCGGCCATGCCGTCGATGGTGACGACTCTCCCGATCGGCTCCCCGGACCTGGTCGCCGCTGGTGCCAGCTGTTCCAGCTCGGCGTTCCGGCCGGCGAAATCCGGGATGTCGTAGGGCAAGAAGTTCCATCGGACAGATCGCGCGGAGACGGCTGCGGCGACCGGAACGGCGGGCTGCGGCGCGGGGCGCTCGGATTCGGCGAGTTGCAGCGCGCCCCCGGCAAGCAAGTCACCGCGCAGAACTCCCTGCTCCAGTTCGGTGAACGCCCGTCCCGGATCAAGGCCCTGCTGCTCGGCCAGCAGGGCGCGGTAGGCGCGGGCGGCGGCCAGCGCGTCCGGCTGCCGCCCCGCCCGGTACAGGGCCAGCACCAGCTGTCCGACCAGGCGCTCCCGCAGCGGATGGGCCGCGGCCTGCGCCGCCAGCTCGTCGAGCACCTCGTCGTGCCGCCCGAGGCCGATCTCCAGCTCGGCCAGCCGCTCGACCGCGGCCAGGCGCCGGTCCTCCAGCCGGGCGCGGGCGTCGGCGACGAAGTCGCCCGGCACGCCGGCCAGCGCCTCACCGGTCCACAGGGCCAGCGCCGCACGCAGGTCGGCGATGGCGCCCTCGGGTTCCTCGGCGGCCCGGCGGACCGCCGCGGCCGTCAGGGCGTTGAAATCGTCGAGGTCCAGGCCGCCGGGCGAAGCCGGCCGGATCCGGTAGCCGGCGTCCGTGGTCTGGATCGAGTCCGCCGCGTCGGTGCCGCGCAGCGCCCGGCGGATGGCGGTGAGCGCCGCGTGGACCTGGGCGCGCGCGGTGTCCGGCTGGTCGATGCCCCAGACCGCGTCGATGATGCGCTCGGCACTGACCGGCCGCCGGGCGTTGACCAGGAGGTATCCCAGGACCGCGCGATGCCGGGGGGTCAGCCGGGCGACCGGGCGGTCGCCGTCCAGCGCCTCGACCGTGCCCAGGACTGTGAACCGCACGCCCACCAGGCCTCCCCCGCCGTGACAGTGGGCCGACAGCCGGCTCATCGTGAGCTCATCGTCGGCGCATCGAGAATCTATCAAGGCCACCGGCGAGTGTTCTCGCATGACAGCACTCCCCCAGATCGAACCGGAGGTCGCGACCGGGGTCGCCGCCGAACTGCTGGCCGAGGCGCAGCGGACGTTCGGGATCACGCCGAACTTCGTCAAGGCTCTGGCGAACAGTCCGGCCGCGCTGCGCGGGTACCTGGCGTTCGTCGGCGCGCTGCGGGACGGCGGGCTGTCGGCGGCGACCCGCGAGCAGCTCGCGCTGCTGGTCGCGCAGGAGAACCGGTGCGACTACTGCCTGTCGGTCCACGCCTATGTGGGCGAACGGCTCGCCGGCCTCACCGCCGAGGACGTCGACCGGGCCCGGGCCGGGCAGGCCGCCGACGAGCGGACCGCCCGGGTGCTCGATCTGGCCGGGGCACTGCTGCGGCGGCGGGGCGCGCTCACCGACGAGGAAGTCGACGCGGCCCGGGCCGTGCTGTCCTGCGCCGAGTTCGTCGAGGTCATCGCGCATGTGGCGCTCGACGTCTTCGGCAACTACCTGGCCCTGGCCGGCCGGATCGGCATCGACTGGCCCCTGGTCCGGCACGACGACCCGTCCGGAGGCGGCTCCGAAGCCGTCTCCGACCACTGAGAACCACACACCGAGAAAGAGGGAACCCGTGGAACCCCGTATGACCAACCCGGCGAACGTCCTCGACGGCGCGATGCAGCCGATCATGGACCTGTTCAAGGCGATCCACTCCGGCGGAGTCCCGGACGCCACCCTGGAACTGGTCCACCTGCGCGCCAGCCAGATCAACGGCTGCGGCCCGTGCGTGGACGCCGGGGTCAAGAGCCTGCGGAAGCTCGGCGAGTCCGACGAGCGCATCGGCCTGGCCGGCGCCTGGCGCGAGACGCCGTACTTCACCGACGCCGAGCGCGCCGCGCTGGCCCTGGCCGAGGCCGCCACCCGGCTGGCCGACCGGCCGGACGCCGTGTCCGACGACGTGTGGGACGCCGCCAGCAGCCACTTCGACGACAAGGGCCTGGCCGCGCTGATCCTGATGATCGCGGTCACCAACCTGTTCAACCGGCTCAACGTCACCACCCGCCAGATCGCCGGCGCCTGGTAGCCGGGGATCCAGCGATGACCTTCATCAGAACGCACTCCTACTCCGTCGCTCCGGACGACCTCGACGAGTTCCTGGAGCACCGCGCCTCGCTCATCGCCACGATCCGGGCCTCGCACACCGGCCTGTCGGAGGTCCGGCTGGTCCGGCTCGACGACGGCACCTACACCGACGCCTGGCACTGGGACAGCCTCGAGCAGCGTGACGCGGCGCTGAGCGCGATCGCCACCTTCACCGACGCGCCGGCGGCCATGGCGCTCACCCGCGACGGGTCGAGGAGCGACGGCGAGACCGTCGACCTGCGGTAGCCGGCCCGTCCGGCCGCTTCTCGCCTGAGGGGGAGGGAAGCGGCCGGACGATGCGGCGCGAAGAGGACTTTGTGAGGACTACCCGGCGCCTGGAACGGCCCCATCGGGCCTGTGCGGACATGAGTTCGTTAGAAGCCCGGCAGCCCCGGCACGGCAGTGCCACGCTGGGGAGCATCCTGATTTGCCAGGGTATGGGTGGCGGGCGCTGGGAGGGCACTAGCCGTGCTTTTAGGACGCGATCGGGAGTCCGCACGGACCGAGGAGTCGTTGGACCGGGCGTGCTCCGGCAGCGGCGAGATCCTGCTGCTGCGGGGCGATCCCGGCATCGGCAAGAGCGTGCTGTTGGCGTGGACGGTCGAGCGCGCCGCCGAGCGGATGCTGGTGTTGCAGGCCCGCGGTTTCGAGACCGAGGCCGAGATCGGGTACAGCGTGCTGGCTGATCTGTGCCGGCCGTTGGGCGCCGAGATCGCGGAGCTGCCGGAGCTGCTGCGGGAGGCGTTGCAGACCGCGATCGGGGCGGCGGCCGGCAGCGGCGCGGGCAGCAGCACGTTCGCCGTCGGGCGGGCGCTGACCGTGCTGCTGCAGAACGTGGCGGCGCACCAGCCGGTCCTCATCGCCCTGGACGACGGGCACTGGGCCGACGAGGCCTCGGCCTACGCGCTGGCGTTCGCGGCGCGGCGGCTCGGGGACGCGGCGACCACCGTGCTCATCACCCTGCGCAACGGCGAGCCGAGCGTCTTCGACGGCCTGGACGCGCCCTCGATCGAGCTCTCGCCGCTGGACCGGGCCGCGGCCGAGGTACTGATCGGCGCCGAGGCGGCGCGGCGGGTCGGGCCGCGGATGGCCGAGCACATCCACCGGGCCGCGCAGGGCAACCCGCTGGCGCTGCTGGAGTTGGCCGACGCGGCGCTCAGCGGCCGGCTGGACCCCGACGACGGCCAGGTCGTGCCGTCCGGACCGCGCCTGGAGCACGCCTTCGCCACCCGCCTGAAGCGGCTGCCGGAGCGCTGCACCAGGGCCCTGATGGTGGTGGCGACCAGCTACACCGGCGGGCTGGCCGAGACCGCCGGCGCCATGGCCCGGCTCGGGCTGTCGGCGTTCGACCTGGACCTGGCCCGGATGGAGCGCCTGGTGTGGGAGGACGGCGACCGCTGGCAGATGCGGCACCCGGTGTTCCGCTCGGCCGCCTACCAGCACTACCCGCCGGCCGAGCGGCGGCTGGTGCACCAGGCCTTCGCCGACTGGCTGGCCGACAACGGCGGCGACGTGGGCGGGACGTTCCTGGCCGACCAGCGCGCCTGGCATGCGGCCGCGGCGGCGCTGCCCGGCGA contains:
- a CDS encoding BTAD domain-containing putative transcriptional regulator; the encoded protein is MSRLSAHCHGGGGLVGVRFTVLGTVEALDGDRPVARLTPRHRAVLGYLLVNARRPVSAERIIDAVWGIDQPDTARAQVHAALTAIRRALRGTDAADSIQTTDAGYRIRPASPGGLDLDDFNALTAAAVRRAAEEPEGAIADLRAALALWTGEALAGVPGDFVADARARLEDRRLAAVERLAELEIGLGRHDEVLDELAAQAAAHPLRERLVGQLVLALYRAGRQPDALAAARAYRALLAEQQGLDPGRAFTELEQGVLRGDLLAGGALQLAESERPAPQPAVPVAAAVSARSVRWNFLPYDIPDFAGRNAELEQLAPAATRSGEPIGRVVTIDGMAGIGKTALAVRAAHRLADRFPDGQLFIDLHAHTAGHAPVTAGAALEVLLRQIGVPADRVPASTADRSALWRVRLAERRVVAVLDNALDAGHVRPLLPGSSSSVLIVTSRRRLVDLDGARALSMDLLSPADAVTLFGSIVGERADAEPLAVLDVLQLCGFLPLAVRIAAARLHHRPRWTVAYLAGRLRDERRRLTELSTADRGVAAAFALSYQQLTGEQRGMFRLLGLSPGRDIAPDAAAALAGIDGFDAEDLLEELLDAHMLTQQEPGRYGFHDLLREHALATVEAEVEADDRNAALHRLRAYYLATAEGAVDVLFPYGSASSHSAPDLTESEAAAWLAAERANLQAVALHAADDAPVHTSRTAAILRPYLDGNSHHDEAVALHTAALRASRISGDRQAEAHAHTNLGWSHWRQGHYAPAERHSAVALELARELGDGYDEARAANTLGNVALRRRDPERACAFFEQALALAWKTGNRVGEAHVLGNLAEALEHADRGEDAPAHLGAALALHRELGNRRGEALVLDKLGLLHRKRGEYGLADARHRESADLYREIGNRSDEAAARNGGAESALAAGDPRRAAAEHLAALALARETGNRPEEARAHGGLARAYRACGDIGAARRAAQEALDCYTALAVPEADDIRVFLIGLDARETGDARETGDGRETGDARDD
- a CDS encoding carboxymuconolactone decarboxylase family protein; translated protein: MEPRMTNPANVLDGAMQPIMDLFKAIHSGGVPDATLELVHLRASQINGCGPCVDAGVKSLRKLGESDERIGLAGAWRETPYFTDAERAALALAEAATRLADRPDAVSDDVWDAASSHFDDKGLAALILMIAVTNLFNRLNVTTRQIAGAW
- a CDS encoding carboxymuconolactone decarboxylase family protein gives rise to the protein MTALPQIEPEVATGVAAELLAEAQRTFGITPNFVKALANSPAALRGYLAFVGALRDGGLSAATREQLALLVAQENRCDYCLSVHAYVGERLAGLTAEDVDRARAGQAADERTARVLDLAGALLRRRGALTDEEVDAARAVLSCAEFVEVIAHVALDVFGNYLALAGRIGIDWPLVRHDDPSGGGSEAVSDH